One genomic segment of Bradyrhizobium diazoefficiens includes these proteins:
- the trxA gene encoding thioredoxin: MAVSKVSDADFEAEVLKANGPVVVDFWAEWCGPCRMIAPALDEIAGAMGDKVKIVKLNVDESPKTASKYGVMSIPTLMIFKGGEMASRQVGAAPKAKLQQWITSAV; encoded by the coding sequence ATGGCCGTTAGCAAGGTTTCCGACGCCGATTTCGAAGCCGAAGTGCTCAAGGCGAACGGCCCCGTGGTCGTCGATTTCTGGGCGGAATGGTGCGGCCCTTGCCGTATGATCGCGCCCGCCCTCGACGAGATTGCCGGCGCGATGGGCGACAAGGTCAAGATCGTCAAGCTCAACGTCGATGAGAGCCCGAAGACCGCGTCCAAGTACGGCGTGATGTCGATCCCGACCCTGATGATCTTCAAGGGCGGCGAGATGGCCTCCCGCCAGGTCGGCGCCGCGCCGAAGGCGAAGCTGCAGCAGTGGATCACCTCGGCGGTCTGA
- a CDS encoding bifunctional folylpolyglutamate synthase/dihydrofolate synthase → MSASADSAKSSLDALIGRLSALHQKRIDLGLERMHRLLERLGHPENKLPPVIHIAGTNGKGSTLAYLRATLEAAGLRVHAYTSPYLVRINECFRLGRIGGGVLVGDDELRAALEEVERVNAGEAATVFELKTAAAFHLFAKHPADVVLLEVGLGGRLDSTNVVDTPAACVITPISMDHMDFLGDTLTSIAGEKAAIIKRGVPVICAEQAGEAMAVIEAQAGRMRAPLFAANEAWHVNVEHGRLVYSDDRGLMDLTAPRLFGRHQFDNAGLAIATLRAIPNFKINHAAFEAGILSADWLARMQRITAGELLSWGPQGSEIWLDGGHNAEGGRVAAAALGDLEERVSRPLVVIAGMMANKDAAGFLANFAGLTRHIIAVPIPDTENAMPVDRLADAARSLGMRVEPAPGIEAALRALAKLAYEVPPRILITGSLYLAGHVLAINGTPPA, encoded by the coding sequence GTGAGCGCCTCCGCCGATAGCGCAAAGTCCTCGCTCGATGCGTTGATCGGGCGGCTGTCGGCCCTGCATCAGAAGCGCATCGATCTCGGGCTGGAGCGGATGCACCGTCTGCTGGAGCGGCTCGGTCATCCCGAAAACAAGCTGCCGCCGGTGATCCACATCGCCGGCACCAACGGCAAGGGCTCGACCCTCGCTTATCTGCGCGCGACGCTCGAAGCCGCCGGCCTGCGTGTCCACGCCTACACCTCGCCCTATCTGGTCCGCATCAACGAATGTTTCCGGCTCGGCCGCATCGGCGGCGGCGTGCTGGTCGGCGACGACGAATTGCGCGCGGCACTGGAAGAGGTCGAGCGCGTCAATGCCGGCGAGGCCGCGACAGTTTTCGAGTTGAAGACCGCGGCCGCGTTTCATCTATTCGCGAAGCACCCGGCCGATGTGGTGCTGCTCGAAGTCGGCCTCGGCGGCCGACTGGATTCGACCAATGTGGTCGATACGCCGGCGGCCTGCGTGATCACGCCGATCAGCATGGACCACATGGATTTCCTTGGCGACACCCTAACGTCGATCGCCGGCGAGAAGGCCGCGATCATCAAGCGCGGCGTGCCCGTGATCTGTGCCGAGCAGGCGGGCGAGGCGATGGCCGTGATCGAGGCGCAGGCGGGGCGCATGCGCGCGCCGCTGTTTGCCGCGAACGAGGCTTGGCACGTCAATGTCGAGCATGGACGTCTGGTCTATTCCGACGATCGCGGCCTGATGGATCTCACAGCGCCGCGCCTGTTCGGCCGCCATCAGTTCGACAATGCAGGTCTTGCGATCGCGACGCTGCGCGCGATCCCGAACTTCAAGATCAACCACGCCGCATTCGAGGCCGGCATCCTCAGTGCGGACTGGCTGGCGCGGATGCAGCGCATCACGGCGGGCGAGTTGCTGTCCTGGGGACCGCAGGGCTCGGAGATCTGGCTCGACGGCGGCCACAATGCCGAAGGCGGGCGCGTCGCGGCAGCAGCCCTCGGCGATCTCGAAGAGCGGGTGTCGCGGCCGCTGGTCGTGATCGCGGGCATGATGGCCAACAAGGACGCAGCTGGCTTTCTCGCCAATTTCGCCGGCCTCACCCGCCACATCATCGCGGTGCCGATTCCCGACACCGAGAATGCGATGCCGGTCGACCGCCTTGCTGACGCCGCGCGGAGCCTCGGCATGCGCGTCGAGCCCGCCCCCGGCATCGAGGCCGCGCTGCGCGCCCTGGCGAAGCTCGCCTACGAGGTGCCGCCGCGCATCCTGATCACCGGCTCACTCTATCTCGCCGGCCATGTGCTGGCGATCAACGGCACGCCGCCCGCGTAA
- the addA gene encoding double-strand break repair helicase AddA: MVKLPRPIPDEVRARQARASDPTASAFVSANAGSGKTHVLVQRVIRLLLAGVPPEKILCITFTKAAAANMAERVFTTLGHWVTLDDEALNGAIKSVGILHPDRELRRKARKLFACALETPGGLKVQTIHALCTRLLQQFPFEANVPARFAVIDERDQTDMMERANLKVLLEAARDPESVTGRALLTAMASAADVTFKEVVREACLSRDHFMAWTDEAGNAEAAVAQMGAVLGVGATDRIEDVETEILDGPFLPRARWDDIAFALEDGSKSDNEQASRLREAKVFSGAAQVDAYLCVFLTDEKLPRKAVLTKKFGEHNPSVARLFENEAQRLGGLIEKRRAVTMRDRTAALLHIATAAAANYRREKQERGLLDYDDLIDKTLAMLDRIASGWVHYKLDRGVDHVLIDEAQDTSPRQWDIVAHIISEFTAGEGAREGLNRTVFAVGDEKQSIFSFQGADPHEFDKRKRELDRKFRAAGLKFDPVAFTYSFRSGAAILHSVDHVFRDPTIYKSIHSIETGHPLHNALADAGPSVIELWDLAEADDRQEIEGWRAPFDGVASTSPEVKLARRIQTEIKRLVESGTLTGHEGERRPLRYGDMLILVRRRGNAFDAVIQALKHAGVPVAGADRLKLTEHIAIIDLMNLADALLLPQDDLALAVALKSPLFGLDDDDLFTLAHDRKGSLRRALGEHAAGSEKFASVLRRLEACEVRAREETPFAFYAWLLGGDGGRARILRRLGHEANDALDEFLELALNYERKAPASLQGFMAWLRSADTEVKRDMEISRDEVRVMTVHGAKGLEASVVFMVDTTSSPADSQRLRLIHVPRGNGGEVVVWAGRKADDPKLVADARKAMLEETEDEYRRLLYVAMTRAADRLIVGGCMPGNMKTVRKLSWYDLVDTGLAGSGLDKETIDTPLGKVTRFARPEDMAALGTPATVTNQTIALPDWLRTPAPRETIEDDPVRPSGQSAEEGRAVRTGESVQSRALALQRGTLVHRLLQSLPEIATERRREAALGFMARNAADWTEADRTALADKVLALIAEPRFAAVFAAGSRAEVAIVGKLDRPGRAPALVSGQIDRLVVRPDEVLIVDFKTNQMAPKSAAEAPAAYVRQLALYRAVLARLYPQKPVRAVLLWTEALEYMEISAPALDAALASLHLGVSVLDPARGRS, translated from the coding sequence ATGGTGAAGCTACCCCGCCCCATTCCCGACGAAGTGCGCGCAAGGCAAGCGCGCGCATCCGATCCGACCGCGTCGGCGTTCGTGTCGGCCAATGCCGGCTCGGGCAAGACGCATGTGCTGGTGCAGCGCGTGATCCGTCTGCTGCTCGCGGGCGTGCCGCCGGAAAAGATCCTCTGCATCACCTTCACCAAGGCGGCGGCCGCCAATATGGCCGAGCGCGTGTTCACCACGCTCGGACATTGGGTGACGCTTGACGATGAGGCGCTCAACGGAGCGATCAAGTCGGTTGGCATTCTCCATCCTGATCGCGAATTACGGCGCAAGGCACGGAAGTTGTTCGCCTGCGCGCTGGAGACGCCGGGCGGGCTGAAGGTGCAGACCATCCACGCGCTGTGCACGCGTCTGCTCCAGCAATTTCCGTTCGAGGCCAACGTGCCGGCGCGCTTTGCCGTGATCGACGAGCGCGACCAGACCGACATGATGGAGCGCGCCAATCTGAAGGTGCTGCTCGAGGCCGCGCGCGACCCCGAGAGCGTCACCGGCCGCGCGCTGCTGACGGCGATGGCAAGCGCCGCCGATGTCACCTTCAAGGAGGTGGTGCGCGAGGCTTGCCTGAGCCGCGACCATTTCATGGCCTGGACAGATGAGGCCGGCAACGCGGAAGCTGCCGTCGCGCAGATGGGGGCCGTGCTGGGCGTTGGGGCCACCGACCGGATCGAAGACGTCGAGACGGAGATTCTCGACGGGCCGTTCCTGCCGCGCGCGCGCTGGGACGACATCGCCTTTGCGCTGGAGGACGGCAGCAAGTCCGACAACGAGCAGGCGAGCCGCCTTCGCGAGGCAAAAGTGTTCTCCGGCGCAGCACAGGTCGATGCCTATCTCTGCGTCTTCCTCACCGACGAGAAGCTGCCGCGCAAGGCGGTGCTGACCAAGAAGTTTGGCGAGCACAATCCGTCGGTCGCGCGGCTGTTCGAGAACGAGGCGCAGCGCCTCGGTGGACTGATCGAGAAGCGCCGCGCCGTGACCATGCGCGACCGCACCGCGGCGCTGCTGCATATCGCGACTGCGGCCGCTGCGAACTACCGCCGCGAGAAGCAGGAGCGCGGCTTGCTCGATTACGACGACCTGATCGACAAGACTCTGGCGATGCTCGACCGCATCGCCTCGGGCTGGGTGCATTACAAGCTCGACCGCGGCGTCGATCATGTCCTGATCGACGAGGCCCAGGACACCAGCCCGCGGCAATGGGACATCGTCGCGCACATCATCTCCGAGTTCACGGCCGGCGAAGGCGCGCGCGAGGGGCTGAACCGCACTGTCTTCGCGGTCGGCGACGAGAAGCAGTCGATCTTCTCGTTCCAGGGTGCCGACCCGCACGAGTTCGACAAGCGCAAGCGGGAGTTAGACCGCAAGTTCAGAGCTGCCGGACTGAAATTCGATCCGGTCGCCTTCACCTATTCGTTCCGCTCGGGCGCCGCGATCCTGCACTCGGTCGATCACGTCTTCCGTGATCCCACGATCTACAAGAGCATCCATTCGATCGAGACCGGCCACCCCCTGCACAATGCGCTCGCCGATGCCGGCCCCAGCGTGATCGAGTTGTGGGACCTGGCCGAGGCTGACGACCGGCAGGAGATCGAAGGCTGGCGCGCGCCGTTCGACGGCGTTGCTTCAACCAGCCCCGAGGTCAAGCTCGCCCGCCGCATCCAGACCGAGATCAAGCGGCTGGTCGAGAGCGGCACGCTGACCGGGCACGAGGGCGAGCGGCGGCCGCTGCGCTATGGTGACATGCTGATCCTGGTGCGACGGCGCGGCAACGCGTTCGACGCGGTGATCCAGGCGCTGAAACACGCTGGCGTGCCCGTCGCCGGCGCCGACCGGCTCAAGCTCACCGAGCACATCGCCATCATCGACCTGATGAACCTTGCGGACGCGCTGCTGCTGCCGCAGGACGACCTCGCGCTTGCGGTGGCGCTGAAGAGCCCGCTGTTCGGGCTCGATGACGACGACCTGTTCACGCTTGCCCATGACCGCAAGGGATCGCTGCGGCGCGCGCTCGGCGAGCATGCGGCAGGAAGCGAAAAGTTCGCATCCGTGCTGCGGCGTCTGGAAGCCTGCGAGGTTCGCGCACGCGAGGAGACGCCGTTCGCCTTCTACGCCTGGCTGTTAGGGGGCGACGGCGGCCGCGCGCGCATCCTGCGCCGGCTCGGCCATGAGGCCAATGACGCGCTCGACGAATTTCTGGAGCTGGCGCTGAACTACGAGCGCAAGGCCCCGGCTTCGCTGCAGGGCTTCATGGCGTGGCTGCGCTCGGCGGACACCGAGGTGAAGCGCGACATGGAGATCTCGCGCGACGAGGTACGAGTCATGACCGTGCACGGCGCCAAGGGCCTCGAGGCTTCCGTGGTGTTCATGGTCGACACCACCTCGTCGCCCGCGGATTCGCAGCGGCTGCGGCTGATCCACGTGCCGCGCGGCAATGGCGGTGAGGTGGTGGTCTGGGCCGGCCGCAAGGCCGACGATCCCAAGCTCGTCGCAGACGCGCGCAAGGCGATGCTCGAGGAGACCGAGGACGAATATCGTCGCCTGCTCTACGTCGCGATGACGCGTGCGGCCGACCGGCTGATCGTCGGCGGCTGCATGCCCGGCAACATGAAGACGGTCCGCAAGCTGAGCTGGTACGACCTCGTCGACACCGGGCTCGCCGGCTCGGGGCTCGACAAAGAGACAATCGACACCCCGCTCGGCAAGGTGACCCGGTTTGCGCGGCCGGAGGATATGGCGGCGCTGGGCACCCCGGCGACAGTCACAAACCAGACAATCGCGCTGCCGGACTGGCTGCGGACGCCGGCACCGCGCGAGACCATCGAGGACGATCCGGTGCGTCCCTCGGGCCAGTCTGCCGAGGAAGGCCGCGCTGTGCGGACTGGCGAATCAGTGCAATCCCGCGCGCTTGCGCTGCAACGCGGCACGCTGGTGCACCGGTTGCTGCAATCGCTGCCCGAGATCGCCACCGAGCGCCGGCGCGAGGCCGCGCTCGGCTTCATGGCGCGCAACGCCGCGGACTGGACCGAGGCCGACCGCACTGCGCTCGCCGACAAGGTGCTCGCTTTGATCGCCGAGCCGCGCTTCGCAGCCGTCTTTGCCGCCGGCAGCCGGGCGGAGGTCGCGATCGTCGGCAAGCTCGACCGGCCGGGCCGCGCCCCGGCGCTGGTGTCAGGCCAGATCGACCGGCTGGTCGTGCGTCCGGATGAGGTTTTGATCGTCGATTTCAAGACCAACCAGATGGCGCCCAAGAGCGCGGCCGAGGCGCCCGCGGCCTATGTCCGGCAGCTCGCGCTGTACCGGGCGGTGCTGGCGCGGCTTTATCCCCAAAAGCCTGTTCGAGCCGTCCTGCTCTGGACCGAGGCCCTTGAATATATGGAGATTTCAGCCCCCGCGCTGGACGCGGCGCTGGCATCCCTTCATCTCGGTGTGAGCGTCCTTGACCCGGCAAGGGGCCGTTCATAG
- a CDS encoding ATP-dependent DNA ligase, which produces MEAKSVDAIPRGKEWQYEPKWDGFRCLLSRDGSRVDLRSKSGEDLARYFPEIVAAALKLKADRFALDGEIVVPHGKGFSFDALLQRIHPAASRVTKLSEETPALYLVFDLLATARDKQLAGEPLSQRRPALEAFAKTNLRGSTFRVSPATTSYATAKKWLAQSGGGSDGVIAKRVDLPYQAGNREGMQKIKKFRSADCVVGGFRYATNRIAGRKVVGSLLLGLYDDKGLLHHVGFTSAIKAEDKPDLTDRLEALIGEPGFTGNAPGGPSRWSTERSAKWCPLKPKLVIEVCYDHFSGERFRHGTSILRWRPDKAPRQCSFEQLKQKTADPMKLLK; this is translated from the coding sequence ATGGAGGCGAAGTCGGTCGACGCGATCCCGCGCGGCAAGGAGTGGCAGTACGAGCCGAAATGGGATGGCTTTCGCTGCCTGCTCTCGCGTGACGGCAGTCGCGTTGACCTGCGTTCGAAATCCGGCGAAGACCTCGCGCGCTATTTCCCTGAAATCGTCGCGGCGGCTCTGAAGCTGAAGGCGGATCGTTTCGCCCTCGACGGCGAGATCGTCGTGCCGCATGGCAAGGGTTTTTCCTTCGACGCGCTGCTGCAGCGGATCCATCCCGCCGCAAGCCGCGTGACGAAGCTCTCGGAGGAGACGCCGGCGCTCTATCTCGTCTTCGACCTGCTCGCGACGGCCCGGGACAAGCAACTTGCCGGGGAGCCGCTGAGCCAGAGACGGCCGGCACTGGAAGCGTTTGCGAAAACGAATCTGAGAGGCAGCACGTTCCGCGTGTCGCCGGCGACGACAAGTTACGCCACCGCGAAAAAATGGCTGGCGCAATCGGGCGGCGGCTCGGACGGCGTGATCGCCAAACGCGTCGACCTGCCCTACCAGGCGGGAAACCGCGAGGGCATGCAGAAGATCAAGAAATTTCGCAGCGCCGATTGCGTGGTCGGTGGCTTCCGCTATGCGACCAACAGGATCGCTGGCCGCAAGGTGGTTGGCTCACTGCTGCTCGGACTTTACGACGACAAAGGCCTGCTGCACCATGTCGGCTTCACCTCGGCGATCAAGGCGGAGGACAAGCCTGATCTCACCGACCGGCTGGAAGCTCTGATCGGTGAGCCTGGCTTCACCGGTAACGCGCCCGGTGGGCCGAGCCGCTGGTCCACCGAGCGCTCGGCGAAGTGGTGCCCGCTCAAGCCGAAGCTCGTGATCGAGGTCTGCTACGACCATTTCAGCGGCGAGCGCTTTCGCCACGGCACCTCGATCCTGCGCTGGCGCCCCGACAAGGCGCCGCGGCAATGCAGCTTCGAGCAGTTGAAGCAGAAGACGGCCGATCCGATGAAGCTGCTGAAGTGA